A portion of the Streptomyces sp. NBC_00376 genome contains these proteins:
- the allB gene encoding allantoinase AllB, which translates to MPDVQLVLRSTRVITPEGARPASVAVADGRIVDVLPHAAEVPAGARLEDVGDDAVLPGLVDSHVHVNDPGRSEWEGFWTATRAAAAGGITTLIDMPLNSLPPTTTVDNLRVKQEVARAKAHIDTGFWGGAIPSNLKDLRPLHEAGVFGFKCFLSPSGVEEFPELDPARLAAAIAEIASFDGLLIVHAEDPGHLAAAPQGSGPAYAVFLASRPRAAEHDAIALLIRLAREHDARVHVLHLSSSDALPLIAAARREGVRITAETCPHFLTLTAEEVPDGATEFKCCPPIRERENQDALWQGLADGTLDCVVSDHSPCTTDLKTPDFGTAWGGISSLQLGLPAIWTAARERGHSLEDVVRWMSAGPARLAGLTGKGAIAPGYDADFAVLAPEETFTVDPARLHHRNPITAYAGKTLHGVVRGTWLRGERIAEDGNITGRSGLLIERN; encoded by the coding sequence TTGCCCGACGTACAGCTCGTACTGCGCTCCACGCGCGTCATCACTCCCGAGGGTGCCCGCCCCGCGTCCGTGGCCGTCGCCGACGGCCGGATCGTGGACGTGCTGCCGCACGCCGCCGAGGTGCCGGCCGGGGCGCGTCTTGAGGACGTCGGCGACGACGCCGTGCTGCCCGGCCTCGTCGATTCGCACGTCCATGTGAACGACCCCGGCCGCAGCGAGTGGGAAGGCTTCTGGACCGCCACCCGGGCGGCCGCCGCCGGTGGCATCACCACCCTCATCGACATGCCGCTCAACTCGCTGCCGCCGACCACCACGGTCGACAACCTGCGGGTCAAGCAGGAGGTCGCCCGAGCGAAGGCGCACATAGACACCGGCTTCTGGGGCGGCGCGATCCCGTCCAACCTCAAGGACCTGCGGCCGTTGCACGAGGCGGGGGTGTTCGGCTTCAAGTGCTTCCTCTCGCCCTCGGGGGTCGAGGAGTTCCCGGAGCTCGACCCGGCCCGGCTGGCCGCCGCGATCGCGGAGATCGCCTCCTTCGACGGGCTGCTCATCGTGCACGCGGAGGACCCGGGCCATCTGGCCGCCGCCCCGCAGGGCAGCGGCCCCGCCTACGCGGTTTTTCTCGCCTCCCGCCCCCGCGCGGCGGAGCACGACGCCATCGCCCTGCTGATCCGGCTCGCCCGGGAGCACGACGCCCGGGTCCACGTGCTGCACCTCTCCTCCAGCGACGCGCTGCCGCTCATCGCCGCGGCCAGGCGCGAGGGGGTCCGCATCACCGCCGAGACCTGCCCGCACTTCCTCACCCTCACCGCGGAGGAGGTCCCGGACGGCGCGACCGAGTTCAAGTGCTGTCCGCCCATCCGCGAGCGCGAGAACCAGGACGCCCTCTGGCAGGGCCTGGCCGACGGCACACTCGACTGCGTCGTCTCCGACCACTCGCCCTGCACCACCGACCTCAAGACCCCCGACTTCGGTACGGCCTGGGGCGGCATCTCCTCGCTCCAGCTCGGTCTGCCCGCCATCTGGACCGCTGCCCGCGAGCGCGGCCACAGCCTGGAGGACGTCGTGCGCTGGATGTCGGCCGGCCCCGCCCGGCTGGCGGGACTGACCGGCAAGGGCGCCATAGCCCCCGGCTACGACGCCGACTTCGCGGTCCTCGCCCCCGAGGAGACCTTCACCGTCGACCCCGCCCGGCTGCACCACCGCA